The following proteins are encoded in a genomic region of Chryseobacterium cucumeris:
- a CDS encoding GNAT family N-acetyltransferase → MITLKTFNRKELEDFISSGAFRQYDFLPVTRHRALSHIQNPKAADEDALLILAFYEDKLIGYVGCFPDCFIIDGKEIRYAWLSTLYVNPEYRKKRPAKALLKKVFEQYEGRIAITEFTKEAEALYNIMGVFEYVFPKEGKRYYFRTDAAKMIPEKKPGTQPLKPLFQILDAAANGVISIKNLAAPKPDFKYEILDHIDKESADFMNRFPGMRNADEINSFIENPWVLEGKKDEKYLFSSFADSFKYFWIKILNKNNKITSCFLLQLRDGYLKIPYLFTDGNFDEVIRFLQYFIVRHKVKGFTSYQTVLNREIQQSKVFSPIYERDFKREYLFHKNLLELLPGHFNPNYQDGDGDCMMT, encoded by the coding sequence ATGATAACGCTGAAAACATTCAATAGAAAAGAACTGGAAGATTTTATATCCTCCGGAGCTTTCCGGCAGTATGATTTTCTTCCGGTTACCAGACACCGTGCGCTGTCTCATATTCAGAATCCAAAAGCAGCAGACGAAGATGCACTTCTTATTCTTGCTTTTTATGAAGATAAACTGATCGGTTATGTGGGATGTTTTCCGGATTGTTTTATCATTGATGGAAAAGAAATCCGCTATGCCTGGCTCAGTACCCTGTATGTAAACCCGGAATACAGAAAAAAAAGACCGGCGAAAGCATTGCTGAAAAAAGTTTTTGAACAATACGAAGGCCGGATTGCCATTACAGAATTTACCAAAGAAGCAGAAGCACTCTACAATATTATGGGTGTTTTTGAATATGTCTTTCCCAAAGAAGGCAAACGCTACTACTTCAGAACCGATGCCGCTAAAATGATTCCTGAAAAGAAACCGGGAACACAACCGTTGAAACCTCTTTTTCAAATTCTGGATGCCGCTGCCAATGGAGTGATCTCAATAAAGAACCTGGCCGCACCAAAACCAGATTTTAAATATGAAATTCTGGATCATATCGACAAAGAAAGTGCAGATTTTATGAACAGGTTTCCCGGGATGCGCAATGCAGACGAAATCAATTCTTTTATAGAAAATCCCTGGGTTTTGGAAGGCAAAAAAGATGAAAAATACCTGTTTTCAAGTTTTGCCGACAGCTTTAAATATTTCTGGATCAAAATTTTAAATAAAAATAACAAGATTACATCCTGTTTTCTGCTGCAGCTCCGTGATGGCTATCTTAAAATACCTTACCTTTTTACGGACGGTAATTTCGATGAGGTTATCCGGTTTTTACAGTATTTCATCGTGCGTCATAAAGTAAAAGGCTTTACTTCTTATCAAACCGTACTAAACAGGGAAATACAACAGTCAAAAGTATTTTCCCCTATCTATGAACGTGATTTTAAAAGGGAGTACCTGTTTCATAAAAATCTTTTGGAATTGCTTCCCGGTCATTTTAACCCAAACTATCAGGATGGTGACGGAGATTGCATGATGACGTAA
- a CDS encoding copper resistance protein NlpE, which translates to MMKSKMLMLGMASALFLASCSKKETTETTATTDSATAVQPVAADSITKATPTAAGDTSENALDWAGTYEATVPCADCPGIKTSLTLNDDKTFSITEEYLERNSKNQDKGTFEWDATGSMITLKGKTAQYKYKVGENMLIQLDMEGKEIDGPNKDLYVFKKK; encoded by the coding sequence ATGATGAAAAGTAAAATGCTCATGTTGGGAATGGCATCAGCTCTGTTCCTTGCTTCATGTTCTAAAAAAGAAACCACTGAAACAACAGCGACTACAGATTCTGCTACGGCTGTACAACCTGTTGCTGCAGACAGCATCACTAAAGCTACTCCTACAGCTGCTGGTGATACGTCTGAAAATGCTCTGGACTGGGCCGGAACTTATGAAGCAACAGTTCCTTGTGCAGACTGTCCGGGAATCAAGACTTCTTTAACATTGAATGATGATAAAACATTCAGTATCACGGAGGAATATCTTGAGAGGAATTCAAAAAATCAGGATAAAGGCACTTTTGAATGGGATGCTACAGGAAGCATGATTACTTTAAAAGGGAAAACAGCCCAATATAAATATAAAGTGGGTGAGAATATGTTGATCCAACTGGATATGGAAGGAAAAGAGATCGATGGCCCTAACAAAGATCTTTATGTATTCAAGAAAAAATAA
- a CDS encoding S46 family peptidase codes for MTKKILLSVFLLPAAMAFAQQYGGMWIPTELNEKEMKDLGMKISAKDIFNPQKPSIKDAVVQFNGGCTAEIISPKGLLLTNHHCGFGQIQAHSTVQNDLLSNGFWAKNTEGELPNPGVKVDFIVDIKEVTDPILEGTDNLTEPELTKKINNNIEVYKNSQKIESYQSIMVKPMYYGNKYYAYTIETYKDIRLVGAPPQSIGKFGSDTDNWVWPRHTGDFSMFRIYADKNNKPAEYSKDNVPYVPKHYLPVSIKDKNENDFTFVFGFPGRTTEYLPAIAVEKIMKDIDPARIAVRDVALKTLDEKMRVDNETRIKYASKYASVANYWKKWIGEVEGLKKSNAVEKKVMYEGSLVAKNPEIKTTLDQLNKLYNDQAPYALNNAYYTEVIKNAETLKLAGDYYDFVASVEAGRMDEKELSKLKTKLTSFYKDYSAELDAKVTAKLLALYVNKTAPQFLPAGFSKYKDENANIPVVEDMSKNSVITGRTAVNGGTLTADIDKAFSNQDKLIRTLKKDPIYQLYVSMKETYMKTADPQYTSMQAKIDALQKKFMAQQMKTDKDRKFFPDANSTLRVTYGKVKGSTPRDAVSYGYQTHLAGVMEKYVPGDYEFDVPKKLIDLYNKKDFGIYKDKTGDVPVGFTATNHTTGGNSGSPALDANGNLVGLNFDRQWEGTMSDINYDPRFSRNIMVDTKYILFIIDKFADSRWLVDEMKIIK; via the coding sequence ATGACAAAAAAGATACTTTTATCTGTATTTCTTTTGCCAGCTGCAATGGCATTTGCGCAACAATATGGAGGAATGTGGATTCCTACAGAGCTGAATGAAAAGGAAATGAAGGATTTAGGAATGAAGATTTCTGCAAAAGATATTTTCAATCCTCAGAAACCAAGCATTAAAGATGCGGTTGTACAGTTTAACGGCGGATGTACTGCAGAAATTATTTCGCCTAAAGGATTGCTTTTAACGAACCATCACTGTGGTTTTGGGCAGATTCAGGCACACTCTACCGTTCAGAATGATCTTCTTTCAAACGGATTTTGGGCAAAAAATACAGAAGGTGAACTTCCTAATCCGGGAGTAAAAGTAGATTTTATTGTAGATATAAAAGAAGTTACTGATCCTATTTTAGAAGGTACGGACAATCTTACAGAACCTGAACTTACTAAAAAGATCAACAACAATATTGAGGTGTATAAAAACTCTCAGAAAATTGAATCTTACCAGTCGATCATGGTAAAACCAATGTATTATGGAAACAAATACTATGCTTATACCATCGAAACGTATAAAGATATCCGTCTTGTAGGAGCTCCTCCTCAAAGCATCGGTAAATTCGGAAGCGACACAGACAACTGGGTTTGGCCGAGACACACCGGAGATTTCTCGATGTTCAGAATTTATGCAGACAAGAACAACAAACCTGCAGAATATTCAAAAGACAATGTACCATACGTTCCAAAGCACTATTTACCGGTTTCTATCAAAGATAAAAACGAGAACGATTTTACTTTTGTTTTCGGATTCCCGGGAAGAACTACAGAATACCTTCCTGCAATCGCTGTAGAGAAGATCATGAAAGATATTGACCCTGCAAGAATTGCGGTACGTGATGTGGCTCTGAAAACGTTGGACGAAAAAATGCGTGTTGACAATGAAACCCGTATCAAATATGCTTCAAAATATGCTTCAGTAGCCAACTACTGGAAAAAATGGATCGGTGAAGTAGAAGGATTGAAAAAATCCAATGCTGTAGAAAAGAAAGTAATGTATGAAGGTTCTTTGGTCGCTAAAAATCCTGAGATCAAGACTACTTTGGATCAGCTGAATAAACTGTACAACGATCAGGCTCCTTATGCATTAAACAACGCTTACTATACAGAAGTAATCAAAAATGCGGAGACTTTGAAATTAGCTGGTGATTATTATGATTTCGTTGCGTCTGTAGAAGCAGGAAGAATGGATGAAAAAGAACTATCAAAGCTGAAAACGAAATTAACTTCTTTCTATAAAGATTACAGTGCTGAGCTTGATGCAAAAGTAACTGCAAAACTATTGGCTTTGTACGTTAATAAAACAGCACCACAGTTTTTACCGGCAGGATTCAGCAAATATAAAGATGAGAACGCTAATATTCCTGTTGTAGAAGATATGTCTAAAAACTCTGTCATTACAGGAAGAACTGCTGTAAACGGAGGAACTTTAACTGCTGATATTGATAAAGCATTTTCTAATCAGGATAAACTGATCAGAACTTTAAAGAAAGACCCTATTTATCAATTATATGTTTCGATGAAAGAAACCTATATGAAAACTGCAGATCCGCAATACACTTCAATGCAGGCAAAAATTGATGCTTTGCAGAAAAAATTCATGGCGCAGCAGATGAAGACGGATAAAGACAGAAAATTCTTCCCGGATGCCAACTCAACGCTTCGTGTAACTTACGGTAAAGTGAAAGGTTCCACTCCTAGAGATGCCGTTTCTTACGGATACCAGACTCACCTTGCAGGAGTAATGGAAAAGTATGTTCCCGGAGATTACGAATTTGATGTTCCAAAGAAACTGATTGATCTTTACAACAAAAAAGATTTCGGAATCTATAAAGATAAAACAGGTGATGTTCCTGTAGGATTCACTGCTACCAACCATACAACCGGAGGAAACTCAGGAAGCCCGGCTCTTGATGCTAACGGAAACCTTGTCGGATTGAATTTCGACAGACAGTGGGAAGGAACAATGAGTGATATCAACTATGATCCGCGTTTCAGCAGAAACATCATGGTAGATACAAAATATATCCTTTTCATCATTGATAAGTTCGCAGACTCAAGATGGCTTGTTGATGAAATGAAGATCATAAAATAA
- a CDS encoding protein phosphatase 2C domain-containing protein produces MNLYSTLQIGDYHINHCEDDLLIKKISSDKILCAVMDGCSTAMDSHFASTLTGKILRKIIIENGYKALYEKGSQQSLEEELKKIIKGLFNELKFVKNHLMLDEKELLSSLIILVYDITKDEGFILTIGDGVVCINGNITEFDRNNRPDYLAYHLYEDFEEWYPRQSQKLFFDCLDDVSIATDGILSFSKIKKTNSEEMINFAEYLMIDRQNSETEEMLNRKLKQLEHQYGVKPTDDLAMIRMIK; encoded by the coding sequence ATGAATTTATATTCTACTCTACAAATCGGAGATTATCATATTAATCATTGTGAAGATGATCTTCTCATCAAAAAAATCAGTTCTGATAAGATTTTGTGTGCTGTGATGGATGGATGCTCTACAGCTATGGACAGTCATTTTGCGTCAACACTTACTGGAAAGATTTTACGTAAAATCATTATTGAAAACGGTTACAAGGCTTTATATGAAAAAGGCAGCCAGCAGAGTCTGGAAGAAGAGCTCAAAAAAATCATAAAAGGTTTATTCAATGAACTCAAATTTGTAAAAAATCATCTGATGCTGGACGAAAAAGAGTTGTTATCTAGTCTTATAATCCTGGTTTACGACATCACAAAGGACGAAGGATTCATCCTAACCATTGGTGACGGAGTTGTCTGTATCAATGGAAATATCACAGAATTTGACCGTAATAATAGACCGGATTATTTAGCTTATCATCTTTATGAAGACTTTGAAGAATGGTATCCCCGTCAGTCTCAGAAATTATTTTTTGATTGTCTGGATGATGTTTCCATTGCTACTGATGGTATTTTGAGCTTTTCAAAAATTAAAAAAACGAATTCTGAAGAAATGATCAATTTTGCTGAATATTTAATGATAGACCGTCAGAATAGCGAAACTGAAGAAATGCTTAACAGGAAACTAAAGCAGTTGGAACATCAATACGGAGTAAAACCTACAGATGATTTAGCCATGATAAGAATGATAAAATAA
- a CDS encoding polysaccharide deacetylase family protein, producing MKDSIINVLAAFETGNIGKSFPLDYCLPLYHSVSDKELPHLKHVIRYKTTQQFEDDLDHMASNFQFVNWQEFKDYRAGSFKPSKKIALLTFDDGFREFYDIAAPILERKGIYACNFINPAFIDNKEMMFRCKASLLADAAEKIKTIDPEIYFILSLKNMDRRVLQKKILSINYQEKDILDQLGEKLEVDFKAYSKEYQPYLNTEELQELTRKGFGISSHSWDHPKYGDLSLKEQMTTTDRTFAYLKENGFLYESFAFPFTDFEVKKDFFDELYKNEEIYCSFGCAGIKLDSVKRNFQRIPMEMGESGAQILKKETAYFRLKSLMNKNTIVRK from the coding sequence ATGAAAGACAGCATCATCAATGTTTTGGCAGCTTTTGAAACTGGGAATATCGGAAAATCATTTCCGCTGGACTATTGTTTGCCACTTTATCACAGTGTTTCCGACAAAGAACTTCCTCATTTAAAACATGTGATCCGTTATAAAACAACTCAGCAGTTTGAAGACGATCTGGATCACATGGCCAGTAATTTTCAGTTTGTGAACTGGCAGGAGTTTAAGGATTATAGGGCCGGAAGTTTTAAACCTTCAAAAAAAATTGCCCTTTTAACTTTTGATGATGGTTTCAGAGAGTTTTACGATATTGCGGCTCCCATTCTGGAACGAAAAGGAATATATGCCTGTAATTTTATCAATCCGGCTTTCATAGACAATAAAGAGATGATGTTCAGGTGCAAAGCGAGCCTTCTTGCCGATGCTGCTGAAAAAATAAAAACCATAGATCCCGAAATTTATTTTATCCTGTCGTTGAAAAATATGGATAGAAGGGTTTTACAAAAGAAAATTTTATCCATAAATTATCAGGAAAAAGATATTCTGGATCAGCTTGGTGAAAAACTTGAGGTAGATTTTAAAGCCTATTCAAAAGAATATCAACCTTACTTAAATACAGAAGAATTACAGGAACTGACCCGTAAAGGTTTCGGAATCTCTTCGCACAGCTGGGATCATCCCAAATATGGCGATCTGTCTTTGAAAGAACAGATGACAACAACCGACAGAACCTTTGCCTATTTAAAAGAAAATGGTTTTTTGTACGAAAGTTTTGCATTCCCTTTTACCGATTTTGAAGTAAAGAAAGATTTTTTTGATGAACTTTATAAAAATGAAGAGATCTACTGCAGCTTTGGGTGTGCCGGTATAAAACTGGACAGTGTGAAGAGAAACTTTCAAAGAATTCCAATGGAAATGGGAGAGAGCGGAGCACAGATATTGAAAAAAGAAACAGCTTACTTCAGATTGAAAAGCCTGATGAATAAAAATACGATTGTGAGAAAATGA
- a CDS encoding immunity 22 family protein has translation MDKEISHFWLGYFKNEEDFYSFIEEDENYYIEEETDDQYVSRFAESQSIKWFDDDFIEYGFEDESLSLYDKFAEYSYADQWLPVLENKLNELSLDTPVNAIIFATRFVIPNPVSVENDDFSLHYVGEIEYDI, from the coding sequence ATGGATAAAGAAATTTCACACTTCTGGTTAGGATATTTCAAGAATGAAGAAGATTTTTATAGCTTCATAGAAGAGGATGAAAACTACTATATAGAGGAAGAAACTGATGATCAGTATGTTTCCAGGTTTGCAGAATCACAGAGCATCAAATGGTTTGATGATGATTTTATAGAATATGGTTTTGAGGATGAAAGCCTTAGTCTTTATGATAAGTTTGCAGAGTATTCTTATGCTGACCAATGGCTTCCGGTTCTGGAAAACAAATTAAACGAACTCAGTCTGGATACGCCCGTAAATGCTATTATTTTTGCGACAAGATTTGTGATTCCTAATCCGGTTTCTGTAGAAAATGATGATTTTTCACTGCATTATGTGGGAGAAATAGAATACGATATTTAA
- a CDS encoding MgtC/SapB family protein, with translation MDFLQDHYIIKNELLLILISVILGLFIGAEREYRNKSAGLRTFILVCFGACLFTILSIKIGVENPDRLAANIITGIGFLGAGVIFKGDNKIEGITTATTIWATASIGMAVGSGYVYIALLGTTLVLLILSALTYLQNFIDNYNKVREYKIAVTDSQDIKYCENIFKENHLRYQMLKQQYSQESFTVIWRLTGKNSHHEEVISSLVDDPKIKAYQF, from the coding sequence ATGGATTTTCTTCAGGACCATTATATTATTAAAAATGAATTGCTGCTGATCCTTATTTCAGTTATTCTAGGACTGTTTATTGGTGCTGAACGTGAATACCGTAATAAGTCGGCCGGTCTCAGGACCTTTATTCTCGTTTGCTTCGGTGCCTGCCTTTTTACGATACTTTCTATAAAAATAGGTGTGGAAAATCCGGATCGTCTTGCCGCCAATATTATTACAGGAATCGGATTTCTGGGCGCAGGAGTCATTTTCAAAGGCGATAATAAAATTGAAGGGATTACCACAGCAACCACTATCTGGGCAACTGCTTCTATTGGAATGGCTGTAGGTTCCGGCTATGTTTATATTGCATTGTTGGGGACAACGTTGGTATTACTTATTTTAAGTGCCCTGACTTATCTCCAGAATTTTATTGATAATTATAATAAAGTAAGGGAATACAAAATTGCCGTAACAGACTCGCAGGATATTAAATATTGTGAAAATATATTTAAAGAAAATCATTTAAGATATCAGATGCTCAAACAGCAATATTCCCAGGAAAGCTTTACCGTTATATGGAGGCTTACCGGAAAAAATAGCCATCATGAGGAAGTCATCAGCAGTCTGGTGGATGATCCGAAAATTAAAGCGTATCAGTTTTAG
- a CDS encoding M16 family metallopeptidase, translating into MTDRKYKETVHTDKNQYEYITVAHDENNVRIYTLNNGLKVFLAQNFDAPRIQTFIPVRTGSNNDPADNTGLAHYLEHMMFKGTSKIGTQNWEKEKELLDQISALYEEHKAEQNPEKKREIYKKIDEVSQEASQYAIANEYDKAISSLGASGTNAHTWFDETVYKNNIPNNELEKWLKIEKERFSEIVLRLFHTELESVYEEFNRAQDNDTRLVSYELMDALFPTHPNGQQTTLGKPEHLKNPSMKAIHKYFDEYYVPNNYAMVLVGDLDFDETIQLIDQYFGTLPYKELPAKTPITEQPITEVVARTVKSPTTPRTQLAWRTDSYGTREAMLADIVANILSNRGEAGLLDLHINQTQKMLWAQAFSVGLRQYGYFSIVAVPKETQTLEEAKNMVLDEIELIKKGDFPDWMLPAIINDFKLQRMKGLETAEGLATNLYDSYIKGRTWEEELNEMDEYASFTKDDVVNFANEFFKENYVVVNKEKGVNDKLIRVENPGITPVKINRDTQSEFLKEILADKTEDIKPEFIDYQKEIVTDQLNGKKLSFVKNKYNDIAQVHFIFSFGSDHDRDLGVSTQLLQYLGTDTLSPEDLKKEFFKIGISNDFKTTNNQLTISLSGLEENIEKGIALLQHWMRDVQPDQEIYNQFVGTVLENRQAMKKDKNRIITALNNYTKLGSNSRFTDVISKEELENSSAEVFTDRMKKLFQYPYQVFFYGKNFETFTKYIGEYIEPESLQIPAAKLYPEPATGGNVYFINYDMVQMEMSKIGKGNKVNPLHFGKINVFNEYFGRGLSSIVFQEMRESKSLAYSAYVSYAANSELNHPDYVTTYIGTQPDKLMIAVDTLNELMNELPEVPIQFENARNAALKQIASTRVTRNNIFFNTLRLQKLNIYHDFRKDIYEQIQHLAFEDIKHFYQTEVKSIHFNTAIIGKKENLDMEAVNKMGIFKEVSLKDIFGH; encoded by the coding sequence ATGACAGACAGAAAATATAAGGAAACGGTACATACAGATAAAAACCAATACGAATATATTACGGTAGCCCATGACGAAAATAACGTCAGAATCTATACTTTGAACAATGGATTAAAGGTTTTTCTTGCTCAGAATTTTGATGCTCCGAGAATACAGACCTTCATTCCGGTAAGAACAGGAAGTAATAATGACCCGGCTGATAATACGGGGCTGGCTCATTATCTTGAGCATATGATGTTTAAAGGGACTTCAAAAATCGGAACTCAGAACTGGGAAAAGGAAAAAGAACTTCTTGATCAGATCTCGGCTTTATATGAAGAACATAAAGCGGAACAGAATCCTGAAAAGAAAAGGGAAATCTACAAGAAGATCGATGAAGTTTCCCAGGAAGCCAGCCAATATGCCATTGCCAATGAATATGATAAAGCGATTTCTTCTCTGGGAGCCAGTGGTACCAATGCGCATACCTGGTTTGATGAAACGGTTTACAAAAACAATATTCCGAATAACGAACTTGAAAAATGGCTGAAAATAGAGAAGGAAAGGTTCTCTGAAATTGTACTTCGCCTTTTCCATACTGAGCTGGAATCGGTGTATGAGGAGTTCAACAGGGCGCAGGACAATGACACAAGACTTGTGAGTTATGAACTTATGGATGCTCTTTTCCCGACTCATCCCAACGGGCAGCAAACCACGCTGGGAAAACCGGAACACCTGAAAAATCCATCGATGAAGGCTATTCACAAGTATTTTGATGAATATTATGTTCCCAATAATTATGCTATGGTATTGGTTGGGGATCTTGATTTCGATGAAACGATCCAATTAATTGATCAGTATTTTGGGACTTTACCTTATAAAGAGCTTCCTGCAAAAACACCCATTACTGAACAGCCTATTACAGAAGTTGTAGCCAGAACAGTAAAAAGCCCTACTACTCCACGTACTCAGCTTGCATGGAGAACAGATAGCTATGGAACAAGAGAAGCAATGCTGGCTGATATAGTTGCCAATATTCTCAGCAACAGAGGAGAAGCCGGATTATTGGATTTACACATTAACCAGACGCAGAAGATGCTTTGGGCTCAAGCCTTTTCTGTAGGACTAAGACAGTATGGATATTTCTCCATTGTTGCGGTTCCTAAGGAAACACAGACTCTGGAGGAAGCAAAGAATATGGTATTGGATGAAATTGAGCTGATCAAGAAAGGAGATTTTCCGGACTGGATGCTGCCAGCCATCATCAATGATTTCAAACTTCAGAGAATGAAAGGTCTTGAAACCGCCGAAGGCCTTGCCACCAATCTTTACGATTCTTATATAAAAGGAAGAACCTGGGAAGAGGAACTGAATGAAATGGATGAGTATGCCTCTTTCACCAAAGATGACGTAGTGAATTTTGCCAATGAGTTTTTCAAGGAAAACTATGTGGTTGTGAATAAAGAAAAAGGGGTAAACGACAAACTGATCAGAGTTGAGAATCCAGGTATCACTCCTGTTAAGATCAACCGTGATACGCAGTCAGAGTTTCTGAAAGAGATTTTAGCGGATAAAACTGAGGATATCAAGCCTGAATTTATTGATTATCAAAAAGAAATCGTTACAGATCAGCTTAACGGAAAGAAATTAAGTTTCGTAAAGAATAAATACAACGATATTGCTCAGGTACATTTCATTTTCTCTTTTGGAAGTGATCATGACAGAGATTTAGGGGTTTCAACTCAGCTTCTTCAGTATTTGGGAACTGATACCCTTTCGCCGGAGGATTTAAAAAAGGAATTTTTCAAAATCGGAATCAGCAATGATTTTAAAACAACGAACAATCAGCTGACCATCTCGCTGAGCGGACTGGAAGAGAATATAGAAAAAGGAATTGCCCTTCTGCAGCATTGGATGCGAGATGTACAGCCTGATCAGGAAATCTATAATCAGTTTGTGGGAACAGTACTGGAAAACCGTCAGGCCATGAAGAAAGATAAAAACCGGATTATAACAGCCCTGAACAATTATACAAAGCTGGGTAGCAACTCACGTTTTACGGATGTTATTTCTAAGGAAGAGCTTGAAAACAGCAGTGCTGAAGTTTTTACAGACAGAATGAAAAAGCTTTTCCAATATCCTTATCAGGTATTTTTCTATGGTAAAAATTTTGAAACCTTTACAAAATACATTGGTGAATACATAGAACCTGAAAGCCTTCAGATACCAGCTGCCAAACTGTATCCGGAACCGGCAACCGGAGGAAACGTGTATTTCATCAACTATGATATGGTTCAGATGGAAATGAGCAAGATTGGTAAAGGAAACAAGGTGAACCCGCTTCATTTTGGAAAAATCAATGTTTTCAATGAATATTTTGGAAGAGGGTTATCTTCCATTGTTTTCCAGGAGATGCGGGAAAGTAAAAGTCTTGCCTACTCTGCTTATGTTTCTTATGCCGCGAACTCGGAACTGAACCATCCCGATTATGTAACGACCTATATCGGAACCCAGCCTGACAAGCTTATGATCGCTGTAGATACCCTGAATGAACTGATGAACGAGCTTCCGGAAGTTCCTATTCAGTTTGAGAATGCCAGAAATGCAGCTTTGAAACAGATTGCTTCAACAAGGGTTACCCGAAACAATATATTCTTCAATACCTTAAGACTGCAGAAATTAAATATCTATCATGATTTCAGAAAAGATATTTATGAACAGATCCAGCACTTGGCATTTGAGGATATCAAGCATTTTTATCAGACAGAAGTCAAATCAATACATTTTAACACCGCTATTATCGGCAAAAAAGAGAATCTTGATATGGAAGCTGTCAACAAAATGGGGATATTTAAAGAAGTAAGTCTGAAAGATATTTTTGGACATTAA